From the Labrus mixtus chromosome 10, fLabMix1.1, whole genome shotgun sequence genome, the window CAAATAATCTCCTTAACAGCACTACACATCAGACTGTAAGGAAACAAAGCAAGCTGACAGTACTGAAATCCTGATAATGTTATAAATTGGAAGAGATGTAGTTGGTAAAAAGTGGCATGGTGGGGGCAATATAAGGGGGctatatttgacttttaaagcAAACTTCCAGTAGACATGGTTTTGACTTATCAAAGATGAGACATCTGTGACATCTAACCCACTTAAGTTGAAAgcttgtttattgttttgttgttgcattaaatGATCAATGCTTTCTCCACCACTTTTGAAGGACCATTTCCCCATTAAAGTTAAGccattttaatgttgtttaaacAGAAGCTAATCAGGTCTTTCTTAGAGGGTTTGTTATCTTATTAGGCCCAGTGTTAAACCTTGAACTTATATCACTCAAGTTGAGGTTTGTGAAAGGTCAAGtcaacagtaaaaaaacacttttctgtgCAAGGGGTCACTGAGCTAAAGTGTATGAATAAGGGGAAGTATCTTTATGCATGATGACGTAGCATAAAGAGTAGGCCATGTTTCTAGGCGTTTGATAAATTAGGCCCGAACCCATTGACCTGTAATTAGATAGCACCTCTCCTGACAAGTGTCATGTGGTTGTTACTGTAGTCAGGTGCAAAAGGTTCACAGATAAGCATGAGTTGTTTAAGTTTTATTGTTTAAGTTAATTTTATtttgcctgtaaaaaaaaaaaaaaaacatgtcatgatTTTAGATCAAGTTTGCATGACTACTTGAATCGCTGAGCTCTCCTTTTTGTAAATCATCACAGGTAAGAGCTCGATCATGACTCTCGGCGATGACTTCCGCGCAACAGCAGAAGACGGAGCCGAGAGCGGCCAGATGCAGCCTCTCATACTGGAACGAGTGGAGAAAGACACGGACAAAACCTGCAAGTCCAAAGTGTCGCGTCGGCTGAAGAAATTCTGCTCTTGCACACCAAAGAAAGCTAAATCCAAACTACTTGGCTTTGTGCCGATTCTGAAGTGGCTGCCTCACTACCAGCTCAGGGAATGGATTTTGGGAGATATCATGTCAGGTCTTATTGTAGGCATCCTATTGGTCCCGCAATCCATAGCGTACTCCCTGTTGGCCAGTCAGGATCCCATATACGGTCTCTACACGTCCTTTTTCGCCTCCATCATCTACACTCTCTTAGGCACTTCCAAACACATCTCAGTGGGGATCTTTGGGGTGCTCTGCCTGCTCGTAGGTCAGGTTGTTGATAGGGAGTTAGCTTTGGCAGGATACCTCACAGAACAAACTAGCATGAGTGGTAACGTCAGCGGGATCCTGCTGGGTGGTCAGGGGAACAGCAGCGTTGGGATGGAGTGTGACAGAAGCTGCTATGCAATCACAGTGGCCGCTACAGTCACCTTTACTGCTGGAGTTTACCAGGTAAGTGAACAGGGATGTGCAAATGAATGAAACGGACCAATGAAACGGACCACCACCGTGATTTAAGAAGAATTTTTTTAAGCTTGGCCCTACTTTTACATGCACATGTTGATGTAAATGACCAAAAGGTTGAAATGATTTGCTCCAGTAGATTCTTCTGCAGCTACAACAAGGCTAGAACCAATGCCATGTAATCCCCTGAGACAAATGCAACCTATTAAATTTTGttcactaaaagtccatgttttTGGCAGTGACAGGGTAAGGTTGTTATTCAAATCCTCTGACTAAATTACTGAAATGATCCCCTGAATAAGGACTAGACCTTTTTGCAATTGTAATATTATTCTTATAAATCAGAAACAACCGTTATCTCTTTCTGTGCAAAGCCTCCTGACTCTATTgagaaaataatacattttgccCATACAGAACAAGAGTGTCCATGTTATCGCCACGTGGATTGGTCAGTTTTTATGTACTTTAAAGTGACTTTGGTATTCGTTAATGTTAAGTTTGGATccactcaaaaacacaaacaaacaaactgatcaAGTCAGTGGTAGACCATAAACTCCTTTGTTTGGCAAGGTAAAAAATACTTTGTAAGGTTATCTTATTTTactcttaaagaaaaaaatgtctgagtTAAGATCTTGTTGGACAACTCAGCTGCTGGTTGTGGCAATCTATTGGAGCAATTTCAAAATATTCCACTGAATGtcattttattgtaaaaatgtCTAAACGATACAATATCTCTTTTGCAATATCTGCAGATATAAAGTATCCTGCCTTCAGTTTGACACCTGCTTGTCTCTTTTTCCCAGGTGCTCATGGGTATTTTACAGGTAGGCTttgtctctgtctatctctcagACTCCCTTCTGAGCGGCTTCGCTACAGGAGCCTCCCTGACCATCCTCACTTCCCAGTTCAAGTACCTCCTGGGTCTAAAGATCCCCAGACCCCAGGGCTGGTTTACTCTGTTTAAGACCTGGTACAACATAATCATCAACCTGGGAAACACCAATATCTGTGATTTGGTGACAAGTCTGGTGTGTTTGCTGACACTGATACCTACCAAGGAGCTCAACGATCGCTTCAAATCCAAGCTAAaggtagagagacagattgTAGAACATTTTACTTCAACATTTAGTGCACTTTGTAGACAGTTTCCATTTTCTGTGCCTTGTATCACAAAATCTTGGGGTtaggaaaaaatgttttatatgaatAAGAAAGGGGTAGAAACATCTTTAATTGCTTACTTATGTGATGGTATGGCCAATATTATGCTTTCACATTTAACCATCTGATATCAGATTAACCGACACCAGATATGCAGGTTGGAATATCCTCGGGTCCTCTGTTCTTACAAAACAAACCGACAGGCAACTTTGTCCTTGAAATATTATGTGTCCAAAGCTATTACCAGATAACTATTGACACtcgtgaaaaaaaatatttttcaaacaaattatACATAAATAGATAAATTGTTATTAGATGATTGCTAGTTCTGGGATTGCACTGGATTGCCTGCTCAGACCTAATTCGTCAATACTGCTCCGACTACCAACGGAGACCACAATACTTCTGATACCAAAGAGTTTGTACTTCAACATCACATTCTGCAATGATTTACACTCACCTGTTCATAGAGATAAAGGGCAACTATACTTAAAGGTTCATTTTCACATTGCAGACTTAGTAGCTAGTAAccataatagatagatagatagatagatttactttattgatcccaaacttcgtaaatttcccagtttgggatcaataaagtaaatcaatCTATCTGGCCCAAACCAGAGTCTTGAATTGCGGCATACCAAATTGTCCTACGATGTTGCCCTTCATCTGGGACATTTAAGATTGGAAAGTTAAGCTAAATCCAAGCCCGATTTGCCCTAAAAAAGTTGCCATAGACAGTATCCACTCTTACTTATGCAAAATGTTCTTCCCATCCAACCAAACTTTGCATCTGTTACCCCTCCTGGTTAGAATGCTAGAAAAGCAACATTCTCAAAAGCAATGTTCTCCGATTTAAACTAAtctaaaaactgtctttttcattttccttacCCAGGCTCCAATTCCCTTTGAACTCTTTGTTGTGATAATTGCAACACTGGCTTCTCATTTTGGTCACTTCAATGCTGATTATGGATCCGGAGTTGCTGGTGACATCCCGACAGGCTTCCTCCCTCCCAAAATGCCCATGTGGCGTCTGATCCCCAATGTGGCTGTGGACGCCTTCTCCATTGCCATCGTAGGGTTCGCCATCACCGTCTCACTGTCTGAGATGTTTGCCAAGAAGCATGGTTACACTGTTGATGCCAACCAGGAGATGTACGCCATTGGCTTCTGCAACATCCTGCCATCGTTCTTCCGCTGCTTTACCACCAGCGCTGCTCTGACAAAGACCCTGGTGAAGGAGTCAACGGGGTGCCAGACTCAGGTGTCTGGGCTGGTCACCTCCCTCgtcctgctgctggtgctgctggttATCGCCCCGCTCTTCTATTCCCTTCAAAAGTAAGTTTAACAAAACCATTTAGCACTTTAAGCTTCTTCTATAAACATTGTACTTTCAATCTTAACAACCTTCAATCTTAACTTTGGATATGTTACAgtttagactttaaaaaacagtaaattaacaTACTTTAACAGGAGTGATAGAATAAGAAAATCCagctaaaaaaatcaaataactcATGTGCAGCAGTTGCACATTTAGTTATTATAGAGCAACTGACAGAAAGGAAACTGGTTAGGGCTGTCTAGCCTACATGACTTGTCCCAGCAGTTACACTTGACTGTAAGGTAACCTCTGGTGGCCACAACACACCCAGAACGCAACAAAGACTTGCCCTTTGGAAATAATTTACTGCCATGAGTGTGAAGTGAGGACTTGTTATCTCATGTTTATTAACAGTAGCTGTCACTCTTCATGGAGCTGATCTGATTAATTGCGTTTTTTCCATGAACTTTCTGATGCTAACATTTTCCTTTCCTTGCCCAGATGTGTGTTAGCTGTCATCATCGTGGTTAACCTCCGCGGAGCTTTACGAAAGTTCACGGACGTTCCCCGCATGTGGCGCATCAACCGCGTCGATACAGCAATCTGGTTGACCACCATGGCAACCTCTGCGCTGGTCAACACCGAGCTGGGTCTTCTCGTGGGGGTTTTGGTGTCAGCCTTCTGCGTCCTGGGCCGAACCCAGCAGGCCCAGGTCCTGGAACTCGGCTGTGCTTCAACCAGGGAGCATTACGAGGACCTGTCATCTTACCACGGCCTCCGAACACATCCTGGAGTGGCCGTTTTTAGATATGACGCTCCAATTTATTACGCAAACCAGACACTGTTCAAAAAATCTCTGTACAGGTGTGTCGGGCTTGATCCTGTGAAGGAGAAAAGCCGACGTATTAAgttcaacaagaaaaacaaacagctggaagaGGGCAAAGGAGTCCCAAACGTGAAGTCTGAGGAGAAGGAGGCGGCGGATAAAGAGGATAAGGCTGAAGATGGTGCGACTGTAACGTTGATGCTCAATAATAAGTCACACAGCTTACGCAGCCTGGTGATTGACTGCAGCTCCGTCTTGTTTTTAGACACAGCTGGAGTAAACGCTCTCAAAGAAGTCCGTAAAGATTATGGAGAACTTGGGATCAAAGTTGTGCTGGCTCAGTGTAACGCTGCAGTACTGGACGATCTGGAAAGAGGAGGATACTATGATGATAAAGGTCCTGATGGAGGGGAGAACAAAATCATATTCTTCACTATCGCAGATGCCGTCCACCATGACTAAAACCTTTCAGCTCCTAATTGGAGATTATGACAGCCAGTGCTGAGAAGACAATCTATCAAATACAATATGTTCACATGTATCTCAAACAATGCAGGGGATAAGAACAGGTTTGCCATTGTGCCTTGTAATGCTTCAGTGATTGCTGGAGTCCTGCACCGTCAATCATAATTGCAGTAGAAAACTATTTGCTTAATGTTACAGCATGCCAAATGCTAACTGTAAGTCTTCTATATAGAAATGTAACCAGAGTACACAATGTAGTGCCTATGCTAAAAGTGAAACCTCAAAAAAGGATAATTTTGTACTTCCTTTACGAAATTATACACTATATtatccccttggggaaattttaAGCAACATCTCaatttttgcacataaataCCAAAACTAGATAATTAACAATCCCCAGTCATAGTGAGAAAGgatatataatatttttttggcACCAAGATGTCAAACGTTTCAATGGCAGCTGTCTAAATCCCAAACTACTGTAAGACACAATGATGTGTTACAATTATAGAGCTCTTGTATTCCACAAAAAGCATCATATTTCTCTCATGCAGCCTTTGCCTGTAAATCATACTGTGCATGGGCTAACTGTCATTACTTGGGTCAGAAAACAGCATGTCTGTTGTGTGTCAGTCAGGATATCTGCACAAAAaacgaaaaaaagaaaaaaggtttttcaagGGGACTTCTGAACGACTGGAGAATTCACTGAAGTTTAAGATGAGGTCGTGGATTCAATTGAAAGAAGGTTATTCTTGAACAAAAGTCATGGATCTTAGTCCACATGCTGTTATTGAAGTGTTTACTTTGTAACAAACAGCCACATTGTGCCTGCACAGAAACTTATTCTTACCGTACCTCATAACGCTGTTATCCTTCATACCAATGATAATCCAGGCCGTGAGATTATTTTTCCCTGTGGGAAAGACCCGGTCATGTTTACAAAGCCATAAAACTgttgaatgtttaaaatatagaatatagactttaaagaaatgtgaaaatacaaTCAGAGAAACAAAGGTCGGAGTGCTGGAGATTATTCTAGAGAGCTCCACCAGCTCATGGTGGACCTTCCTCTTTTTACAATCATTtcatagtttttgttttgtgtgtatctTTAGTCATTTACTAAAGAACAAGTGTCATGTTCTTCATGTGGGAGATTACTATTTGGAACAAATGTCCTTAGCTGTTATTTTATAGCTGTGGTGTTTTTTATAAACTGGTACACATGAACCTTGTTTGTCACTTTGATGAAGTACTTTTATGAACTTTGTCCTCGATCCCCGTTTACTGAGGGAGGCAACTCACATAGCTTTAACCTATGTCATTTAGATTAGTACATATACAATTAACAATtggttcaagtttttttttttttttttttcactattgCGCAGTGAGTGCCATGTGAGTTAATCGGCAAAAAACGTGCTTGATTAGGTttcatctgttttaatgttgaATTATTTCTGTCCCTATCTTTGTTGTTACGGCCTTAATGAACACAGGTCCTTTAAAGGTTCCTACAGATGGCAGATGCCTAATGTGCCTTAAGGTGTATCAATACAGCAAACAGGAGGGAACAAGACTGTTAGTTgagtaaacatgtaaacagcagagttttcaaatgaataagAACGGCTTTGCCCTTTTTAAGAAGAAGACAATTAAATATTGTCTGGACctaaaacagcacaaaatgtaaaaaaaaagttttgttggtttaaataaaataaaaaactcctTCTGAACAGCACCCTCAGCATGAAAGCAAAAAGGGGAAGGATTCTCTTTCCTCATATTTGGAACCGTCTTAGCTGAAGGAGGAGTTTTAGGAGGAGCAACTTCttaacaccagaaaaaaaaaaaaccttaaggTGTTCAGGAGCTTGATAAAATTGTTTTGCCCAAGACATCTGCAGGTCAAACACAGTCACAGGGGATTTCAGTATGGCCCTTTGACTTTTCAGAATTCAGAAAACGAAGACTATGAaccaaagaggagaaaacattcTGACATGgaggttgaacatttttctctctctttcaaacaTAAGGGAGAGTGAAATCGTGTTGGAAATTATATGAGCAGAGACTCAAATTATGTCATTATTAGCTATGTGGTTATGTTTATGTAAAGCACAAAGCAGTTACAaagtatgcctttattttaaatagcAGTGACATATTACACTACCTAATTGAATCAAAAGCTTTCAACTGTGATCGATTGTTTTAGTGTATTGTAGTTTGCTTTTTGTTCTATTAAACCGAAATGTAACTCAGCAAAGCCATACCCccaaaaacattgaaaataacTACTTCATAAAGTGTTCCAATATTCAATTATCAAGTTATTAAAACAAAGGACATTgtaatatatacacacaaacacatatctTTCCTGTAAAACACAActttagcatttttttaaatcatatatgccaattttaaatatatatacgTCTTGTACTTAGAGGATGCTTTACTTAGGTTTCATCAGCGCTTCGATAAAATTAGAAAAATGAATATGTGCCTTAATAATCTGTCTGTTCCTTTTTGTATGGTGTGTCCAGTTATGTTGGACTGGATGGCTTTTGTCTATGTTGTGGTTCTATGGGTCAAAGATAATTAGAACCTGTTTTACTGAATGTATTTCTATAAtttatatttgttatttaaCTTGATTCAGATCTCCAAGCCAAAAAGCACCAGGTCTACTGAAGCATTTCACGTGTGCTACTGTACACATAgtgaatatgtttgtttgtcaaTGACTGAATGCAGCTCTGTGTATAAGAACCAGGCAGACAATCAGATACGCTGCTGCAGGAATGTTGTTGTGCGTAACCGAGATGTACAGACTTGCAGTCTGATCTTTAGTTTCGACAGCGATTAAACCCCACCCTTTAAATAACCACCTCTacaatgaaagtgaaaaaagtgtttgtacTGGAGCtcagggaaacaaacacatccCATCCCACTTTGTAAAGTCAAAgtccatgtcttttttttttttttaatacgaTCATCTCAGATTGTCATGTCTGGAGGCCATCAGAAATCGCCATATTGCTTTTAGATCATGTTATCACCAGCACTTGTAACAATAGATAAAGTTTAGTTTATATGCACCAAGCCATgtttcaaacactaatatgtgtccctaacCTGTCTTCAGACCCCcttattatgagaaaagtccatccacttcgtcttttgcctgctccacttttcagaaattTTCAGTAAcacctcccccaggtgggtgacactcccacagctggGTGTTTGTTcagccttctcaccgtaaacaatagggcacgGTGCAAGAGAACCCAAgccctttcagagagggggcgtggtcagacacagctcatttacatttaaagctacagacacagaaacagcctgttctgagcagggctgaaatagaggggtttatagacatatTCAAATACAGGAggatcatatgtgacctttaaaatcagAGTGAGTCGACTGTTCAGTTCCAAGTTAAGAGCCCCGTTTGATATGACTGACTAACTTCTGAAAACTTAAGGATTCAGAGGATAAAGAGCAGACATCTCTTctgttttaattcaaatgttttattagaTCATAACCTCAAATTTTGAGGTTTCATTTGGTGTGACTTGTCTGTAAAACTTGACCATGCGACACAGAATAACTTATTTTGGGTTTGGGATTTATACGGTGTGATGTGTTTCATTGCTTGTGCTACAAAATGCTTTTATGTAGCTCCATAATACGAGGAGCCTATGAAAGTGAGTGATGGCTTTATGTCGCTGCAGGAGAAACTGTAAAAGTGCATTTTATTACACTGAACAGAGCCTGTAGTTCAACATGCACTTCCATTAACATTCAGAagatgtgtgtttacattttcacttcAGGATTTCAGTCACTTTTCTTAAGACATTTATTGTACTTAATGTACAATGTCGGTTTAAACAGTTATATTCTGAGCTGTCTGCAGAACACTGATGCAAGGTTACATGAATGATTCATTTTCTCACAAACAGCCTTTGTCCAATTTCCTTATGTGAAATAAAGTCATTTTCCCACAATTCAATGCAATACTTGTACTTATTTATGGCATGCCAGTAATAGAGGGAACACAGTTTTACAGGTATGGATCCAATGCTTTTGTAAATGGATTCTATTGAGATTGCATCAGTCTCTTTTCTGCCTGTAGGATTGTCTTTTCAAACAATTCTGTACTCCGCAAACAAAAGTTCTGACTCGAGTAATTACTCACTCTTGACTCTTCTTGTGTGATGCAGCGGCTATTTGTCTAAGCGCTCTTTGTCTTTTCAATTGAACTTTAAATCACCTGTAACATGACGTTTGTTTACCAAGAACTACAAACAGACTTGATACCTTCTCTCTTACCACATCCTCACTTCTGTCCTGGAACATTTTTGGAAATCCTGCAgctctcttcctttctttcaggCCTTCCTAACACATCCGTCATTTATGCATAAATGTAAAGTGGAATGCGTGCCCAATAACAAATAAACTAGAGATGGGACCAATCTGAAATAATATCGGTATCGGGGCCGATATTTAATGAATTTACCTATCGGATTGACAACGCCGATCAACGTCAGAGATCAAGAAAGATCGTTGGGCACTTTATGATCAAAAGTACAATTGTAACACTTTactttaaaagatttaatttgaaaacctgacagttggtgctgcttcctgtttgtatgtgtcacCTGCACAACGTTCAAATACAATTCTTTGGACGCATTTTTATCTATAAAAATAGATGTTTTGCTCTTTTAAtaagaaatgcaaataaaaataaggTTTAAcctgtctttctgtgtgaagACAGTTTAGTCGGTGAAGCCTTACATATAATaccaataacaacaataacactattaaatattatttttttaaatctgtattgATATCGTTACACATGTATCGGAATCGGATCAGAACTGAAAAAAGAAGGTGAATCAGTGCAGCTCTAAAATAAACTAGGCCGTTCTGTAATGTTAAGTATATAATCAT encodes:
- the slc26a2 gene encoding sulfate transporter, giving the protein MTLGDDFRATAEDGAESGQMQPLILERVEKDTDKTCKSKVSRRLKKFCSCTPKKAKSKLLGFVPILKWLPHYQLREWILGDIMSGLIVGILLVPQSIAYSLLASQDPIYGLYTSFFASIIYTLLGTSKHISVGIFGVLCLLVGQVVDRELALAGYLTEQTSMSGNVSGILLGGQGNSSVGMECDRSCYAITVAATVTFTAGVYQVLMGILQVGFVSVYLSDSLLSGFATGASLTILTSQFKYLLGLKIPRPQGWFTLFKTWYNIIINLGNTNICDLVTSLVCLLTLIPTKELNDRFKSKLKAPIPFELFVVIIATLASHFGHFNADYGSGVAGDIPTGFLPPKMPMWRLIPNVAVDAFSIAIVGFAITVSLSEMFAKKHGYTVDANQEMYAIGFCNILPSFFRCFTTSAALTKTLVKESTGCQTQVSGLVTSLVLLLVLLVIAPLFYSLQKCVLAVIIVVNLRGALRKFTDVPRMWRINRVDTAIWLTTMATSALVNTELGLLVGVLVSAFCVLGRTQQAQVLELGCASTREHYEDLSSYHGLRTHPGVAVFRYDAPIYYANQTLFKKSLYRCVGLDPVKEKSRRIKFNKKNKQLEEGKGVPNVKSEEKEAADKEDKAEDGATVTLMLNNKSHSLRSLVIDCSSVLFLDTAGVNALKEVRKDYGELGIKVVLAQCNAAVLDDLERGGYYDDKGPDGGENKIIFFTIADAVHHD